In the Juglans microcarpa x Juglans regia isolate MS1-56 chromosome 6D, Jm3101_v1.0, whole genome shotgun sequence genome, one interval contains:
- the LOC121235646 gene encoding pentatricopeptide repeat-containing protein At3g14730 isoform X1 — protein MQLTRDIWTWSKLERTIFSRIVMEKISCLFLRFSSSMSTVQLNLFESHHGLATCISSLQSCAHHKNLTRGKQIHSYMLTNGFLNSPLSITSLINMYSKCNRMKDAVLVFNYQSNDHNVFAYNSIISGFVSNGLAENGFEFYKHMRWMGVMPDKFTFPSVIKTCCDVMEVLEVRKIHGLLFKLGLELDMFVGSALVNTYLKFGLMEEAQEVFGEMPVRDVVLWNAMVNGYAQIGRHEEALEIFRTMGKKGVVPSRFTVTGVLSVFASLEEFNNGRAIHGIAMKIGYVSGLAVSNALIDMYGKCKCIGDALDIFEMMDEKDVFSWNSIISVHGQCGDYDGTLRLFDRMLGSGVRPDLVTVTAVLPACSNLVALMRGRQIHGHMIVHGFEKEANNKDTDDVLVNNAVMDMYAKCGSMRDAHSVFNKMSNKDVASWNIMTMGYGMQGYGNEALHLFSCMCEAQIKPDEITFIGLLSACSHAGFVRQGREFLMLMKSTYGVDPTIEHYTCVIDMLGRAGQLEEAYELARTMPVEANSVVWRALLAACRLHDNADLADVVVREIFKLEQGHCGNYVLMSNIYGVIGRYEEVSEIRHAMRQQNVKKAPGCSWIELKNGVHTFITRDLTHPEANLIYVALNSLTARLHDHGYMPAL, from the coding sequence ATGCAGCTCACAAGAGACATATGGACATGGAGCAAGCTAGAAAGGACCATCTTCTCCAGAATAGTAATGGAAAAAATTTCTTGCTTGTTTCTCCGCTTCTCTTCCTCAATGTCTACAGTGCAGCTCAACTTATTCGAGTCTCACCATGGACTGGCCACCTGCATTTCCTCGTTACAAAGCTGTGCCCACCACAAAAATCTCACTAGAGGCAAACAAATTCACTCCTACATGCTCACCAATGGCTTCCTCAACTCTCCTCTATCCATCACCAGTCTGATCAACATGTACTCCAAGTGCAACAGAATGAAAGATGCAGTTCTGGTCTTTAATTACCAAAGTAATGATCATAATGTGTTTGCCTATAACTCAATCATTTCTGGGTTTGTTTCAAATGGGCTTGCAGAAAATGGTTTTGAGTTTTATAAGCATATGAGGTGGATGGGTGTTATGCCAGACAAGTTTACTTTTCCGTCTGTGATCAAAACTTGTTGTGATGTTATGGAGGTTTTGGAGGTTAGGAAGATTCATGGGTTGTTGTTTAAACTTGGGTTGGAGTTAGATATGTTTGTCGGAAGTGCTTTGGTTAATACTTATTTGAAATTTGGGTTAATGGAAGAGGCACAGGAGGTTTTTGGGGAAATGCCCGTGAGGGATGTTGTGCTTTGGAATGCAATGGTTAATGGTTATGCGCAAATTGGGAGGCATGAGGAGGCATTGGAGATTTTTAGGACAATGGGAAAAAAAGGGGTTGTTCCTAGTAGGTTTACAGTTACTGGTGTCTTGTCGGTTTTTGCTTCGTTGGAGGAGTTCAATAATGGGAGGGCGATTCATGGGATTGCAATGAAAATAGGGTATGTTTCTGGTCTTGCAGTTTCCAATGCATTGATTGATATGTATGGAAAATGCAAGTGTATTGGAGATGCTTTAGATATTTTTGAGATGATGGATGAGAAAGATGTATTTTCATGGAACTCGATCATATCTGTTCATGGACAATGCGGTGATTATGATGGTACTTTAAGACTTTTTGATCGGATGTTAGGTTCTGGTGTGCGGCCTGATTTGGTTACTGTCACAGCAGTCCTACCTGCTTGTTCTAATctggttgcattaatgcgtgGACGGCAGATTCATGGGCATATGATAGTCCATGGTTTTGAAAAGGAAGCCAATAATAAAGATACGGATGATGTGCTAGTCAATAATGCTGTTATGGACATGTATGCCAAGTGCGGGAGTATGAGAGATGCTCATTCGGTTTTCAATAAGATGAGCAATAAGGATGTAGCATCCTGGAACATCATGACAATGGGTTATGGCATGCAGGGTTATGGTAACGAGGCATTACACCTGTTTTCTTGTATGTGTGAGGCACAAATAAAGCCTGATGAAATCACATTTATTGGGCTATTGTCTGCTTGCAGCCATGCAGGCTTCGTGAGACAAGGGCGTGAGTTCTTGATGCTTATGAAATCGACGTATGGTGTGGATCCAACTATTGAGCATTATACTTGTGTGATTGACATGCTAGGTCGAGCTGGGCAGCTTGAGGAGGCTTACGAACTAGCAAGAACAATGCCTGTTGAGGCCAATTCTGTGGTGTGGAGAGCTTTGCTAGCAGCATGCCGGCTACATGATAATGCTGACCTTGCTGACGTTGTTGTAAGAGAGATATTTAAACTTGAGCAAGGGCACTGTGGAAATTATGTATTGATGTCAAATATATATGGAGTAATTGGACGATATGAAGAGGTATCAGAAATTAGACATGCAATGAGGCAACAAAATGTGAAAAAGGCACCAGGATGTAGCTGGATTGAGCTCAAGAATGGTGTGCATACTTTCATTACGCGTGATCTGACCCATCCTGAAGCCAACCTTATATATGTTGCATTAAATTCATTGACTGCTCGTCTACATGATCATGGATATATGCCTGCCCTCTAA
- the LOC121235646 gene encoding pentatricopeptide repeat-containing protein At3g14730 isoform X2, producing MEKISCLFLRFSSSMSTVQLNLFESHHGLATCISSLQSCAHHKNLTRGKQIHSYMLTNGFLNSPLSITSLINMYSKCNRMKDAVLVFNYQSNDHNVFAYNSIISGFVSNGLAENGFEFYKHMRWMGVMPDKFTFPSVIKTCCDVMEVLEVRKIHGLLFKLGLELDMFVGSALVNTYLKFGLMEEAQEVFGEMPVRDVVLWNAMVNGYAQIGRHEEALEIFRTMGKKGVVPSRFTVTGVLSVFASLEEFNNGRAIHGIAMKIGYVSGLAVSNALIDMYGKCKCIGDALDIFEMMDEKDVFSWNSIISVHGQCGDYDGTLRLFDRMLGSGVRPDLVTVTAVLPACSNLVALMRGRQIHGHMIVHGFEKEANNKDTDDVLVNNAVMDMYAKCGSMRDAHSVFNKMSNKDVASWNIMTMGYGMQGYGNEALHLFSCMCEAQIKPDEITFIGLLSACSHAGFVRQGREFLMLMKSTYGVDPTIEHYTCVIDMLGRAGQLEEAYELARTMPVEANSVVWRALLAACRLHDNADLADVVVREIFKLEQGHCGNYVLMSNIYGVIGRYEEVSEIRHAMRQQNVKKAPGCSWIELKNGVHTFITRDLTHPEANLIYVALNSLTARLHDHGYMPAL from the coding sequence ATGGAAAAAATTTCTTGCTTGTTTCTCCGCTTCTCTTCCTCAATGTCTACAGTGCAGCTCAACTTATTCGAGTCTCACCATGGACTGGCCACCTGCATTTCCTCGTTACAAAGCTGTGCCCACCACAAAAATCTCACTAGAGGCAAACAAATTCACTCCTACATGCTCACCAATGGCTTCCTCAACTCTCCTCTATCCATCACCAGTCTGATCAACATGTACTCCAAGTGCAACAGAATGAAAGATGCAGTTCTGGTCTTTAATTACCAAAGTAATGATCATAATGTGTTTGCCTATAACTCAATCATTTCTGGGTTTGTTTCAAATGGGCTTGCAGAAAATGGTTTTGAGTTTTATAAGCATATGAGGTGGATGGGTGTTATGCCAGACAAGTTTACTTTTCCGTCTGTGATCAAAACTTGTTGTGATGTTATGGAGGTTTTGGAGGTTAGGAAGATTCATGGGTTGTTGTTTAAACTTGGGTTGGAGTTAGATATGTTTGTCGGAAGTGCTTTGGTTAATACTTATTTGAAATTTGGGTTAATGGAAGAGGCACAGGAGGTTTTTGGGGAAATGCCCGTGAGGGATGTTGTGCTTTGGAATGCAATGGTTAATGGTTATGCGCAAATTGGGAGGCATGAGGAGGCATTGGAGATTTTTAGGACAATGGGAAAAAAAGGGGTTGTTCCTAGTAGGTTTACAGTTACTGGTGTCTTGTCGGTTTTTGCTTCGTTGGAGGAGTTCAATAATGGGAGGGCGATTCATGGGATTGCAATGAAAATAGGGTATGTTTCTGGTCTTGCAGTTTCCAATGCATTGATTGATATGTATGGAAAATGCAAGTGTATTGGAGATGCTTTAGATATTTTTGAGATGATGGATGAGAAAGATGTATTTTCATGGAACTCGATCATATCTGTTCATGGACAATGCGGTGATTATGATGGTACTTTAAGACTTTTTGATCGGATGTTAGGTTCTGGTGTGCGGCCTGATTTGGTTACTGTCACAGCAGTCCTACCTGCTTGTTCTAATctggttgcattaatgcgtgGACGGCAGATTCATGGGCATATGATAGTCCATGGTTTTGAAAAGGAAGCCAATAATAAAGATACGGATGATGTGCTAGTCAATAATGCTGTTATGGACATGTATGCCAAGTGCGGGAGTATGAGAGATGCTCATTCGGTTTTCAATAAGATGAGCAATAAGGATGTAGCATCCTGGAACATCATGACAATGGGTTATGGCATGCAGGGTTATGGTAACGAGGCATTACACCTGTTTTCTTGTATGTGTGAGGCACAAATAAAGCCTGATGAAATCACATTTATTGGGCTATTGTCTGCTTGCAGCCATGCAGGCTTCGTGAGACAAGGGCGTGAGTTCTTGATGCTTATGAAATCGACGTATGGTGTGGATCCAACTATTGAGCATTATACTTGTGTGATTGACATGCTAGGTCGAGCTGGGCAGCTTGAGGAGGCTTACGAACTAGCAAGAACAATGCCTGTTGAGGCCAATTCTGTGGTGTGGAGAGCTTTGCTAGCAGCATGCCGGCTACATGATAATGCTGACCTTGCTGACGTTGTTGTAAGAGAGATATTTAAACTTGAGCAAGGGCACTGTGGAAATTATGTATTGATGTCAAATATATATGGAGTAATTGGACGATATGAAGAGGTATCAGAAATTAGACATGCAATGAGGCAACAAAATGTGAAAAAGGCACCAGGATGTAGCTGGATTGAGCTCAAGAATGGTGTGCATACTTTCATTACGCGTGATCTGACCCATCCTGAAGCCAACCTTATATATGTTGCATTAAATTCATTGACTGCTCGTCTACATGATCATGGATATATGCCTGCCCTCTAA